The proteins below come from a single Corylus avellana chromosome ca3, CavTom2PMs-1.0 genomic window:
- the LOC132175323 gene encoding protein yippee-like At4g27745, which translates to MADLVGPRLYSCCNCRNHVALHDDIISKSFQGRNGRAFLFSHVMNVTVGRKEDRQLMTGLHTVADVCCYDCREVLGWKYERAYEETQKYKEGKFILEKSKIVKENW; encoded by the exons ATGGCAGACTTGGTTGGGCCGAGGTTGTACAGTTGCTGTAATTGCCGAAACCATGTAGCCCTTCACGATGATATCATTTCTAAATCTTTTCAG GGGAGAAATGGTCGAGCTTTTCTGTTCTCTCATGTGATGAACGTTACAGTAGGACGCAAAGAGGACAGGCAGCTCATGACGGGTCTCCACACCGTAGCTGATGTCTGCTGCTACGATTGCCGTGAGGTGCTTGGTTGGAAGTATGAGCGAGCCTACGAGGAAACACAGAAGTACAAGGAAGGGAAGTTCATACTTGAGAAGTCAAAAATAGTCAAGGAAAACTGGTAG
- the LOC132174682 gene encoding oligopeptide transporter 7, translated as MEEEHSYEIRAPLISKDEKDEPAAAASSASKSEVNEEQDEEPEENSPVKQVALTVPTTDDPTLPVLTFRMWVLGALSCILLSFLNQFFWYRTEPLTITAISAQIAVVPLGQLMAAKITNRVFFKGSRWEFTLNPGPFNVKEHVLITIFANSGAGTVYAIHVVTVVKVFYKKHITFFVSFLVVITTQVLGFGWAGIFRRYLVEPAAMWWPANLVQVSLFRALHEREERPKGGLTRTQFFLIAFMCSFAYYVFPGYLFEMLTSLSWICWIFPKSVLAQQLGSGLYGLGIAAVGLDWSTISAYLGSPLASPWFATANVAAGFVFVMYILTPICYWLDVYKAKTFPIFSDDLFTSTGQEYNISSIIDSNFHLDLAAYEREGPLYLSTFFAMTYGVGFAALTATVVHVALFHGREIWQQSKSSFQENTMDIHTKLMRKYKQVPEWWFVIILIANIALTIFACQYYNDQLQLPWWGVLLACGIAIFFTLPIGIITAITNQTPGLNIITEYVIGYIYPGYPVANMCFKVYGYISMTQAITFLQDFKLGHYMKIPPRTMFMAQVVGTFIAGIVYLGTAWWLMETIPDICEDSSSVWTCPSDTVFYDASVIWGLIGPRRIFGDLGTYEAVNWFFLAGAVAPILVWFAAKAFPQQEWIRLINMPVLIGATGNMPPATAVNYTTWIIAGFLSGFVVYRYRPDWWRRHNYVLSGALDAGLAFMGVLLYFCLGLEDISLSWWGNDLDGCPVAYCPTAKGVVVDGCPVVY; from the exons ATGGAAGAAGAACACTCATATGAGATCAGAGCCCCCCTCA TATCTAAGGATGAGAAAGATGAACCAGCTGCAGCAGCATCCTCAGCATCCAAATCCGAGGTAAACGAAGAGCAAGATGAAGAACCAGAAGAGAACTCACCGGTGAAACAAGTTGCTCTCACTGTTCCGACAACCGACGACCCCACCCTTCCGGTCCTCACCTTTCGAATGTGGGTGTTGGGAGCCCTGTCGTGTATCCTCCTCTCCTTCCTCAACCAATTCTTCTG GTATCGCACGGAGCCGCTAACAATCACAGCCATTTCCGCTCAGATTGCGGTGGTGCCGCTCGGCCAACTCATGGCTGCAAAGATCACGAATAGAGTGTTCTTCAAAG GAAGCCGGTGGGAGTTCACGTTGAATCCTGGTCCTTTCAATGTCAAAGAGCATGTTCTCATCACCATCTTTGCAAACTCCGGAGCCGGCACCGTCTACGCCATTCATGTCGTTACCGTCGTCAAGGTCTTCTATAAAAAACACATCACCTTCTTTGTGTCCTTCCTTGTTGTCATAACAACTCAG GTGTTGGGGTTTGGATGGGCTGGGATTTTCAGGAGGTATCTGGTGGAGCCGGCCGCTATGTGGTGGCCAGCAAATTTGGTTCAAGTTTCATTGTTCAG GGCTTTGCACGAGAGAGAAGAACGGCCCAAAGGCGGATTGACACGAACCCAATTCTTTTTGATAGCCTTCATGTGCAGCTTTGCTTACTATGTCTTCCCAGGCTACCTCTTTGAAATGTTAACCTCCCTCTCTTGGATATGCTGGATATTTCCCAAATCCGTCCTGGCCCAACAGCTCGGGTCTGGGCTCTATGGGCTTGGAATTGCCGCTGTTGGGCTCGACTGGTCCACTATCTCTGCCTACCTTGGAAGCCCACTTGCAAGCCCATGGTTTGCCACAGCAAATGTGGCTGCAGGGTTCGTTTTTGTGATGTACATTTTGACTCCCATCTGCTATTGGCTTGATGTTTACAAGGCCAAAACCTTCCCAATATTTTCCGATGACCTTTTCACCTCCACCGGCCAAGAGTACAATATTTCATCCATTATTGACTCTAATTTTCACCTTGACCTTGCTGCCTATGAACGTGAAGGGCCTCTTTATCTCAGCACTTTCTTTGCAATGACTTATGGGGTTGGTTTTGCTGCACTTACTGCTACAGTTGTACATGTAGCTCTGTTCCATGGAAG GGAAATATGGCAACAAAGCAAATCAAGTTTTCAAGAGAATACAATGGACATACACACAAAACTCATGAGGAAGTACAAGCAAGTCCCTGAGTGGTGGTTTGTGATCATTCTTATAGCAAACATTGCCTTGACCATATTTGCCTGCCAGTATTACAATGACCAGCTTCAGCTGCCTTGGTGGGGTGTTTTACTTGCATGTGGGATTGCCATTTTCTTCACTCTTCCAATTGGAATCATCACTGccattacaaatcag ACACCAGGCTTGAACATCATCACTGAGTATGTAATTGGGTATATCTACCCTGGATATCCTGTAGCTAACATGTGCTTCAAGGTCTACGGCTACATAAGTATGACACAGGCCATTACCTTTCTGCAAGACTTCAAGCTTGGTCACTACATGAAAATCCCTCCTAGAACTATGTTCATGGCACAG GTTGTTGGTACCTTCATAGCTGGCATCGTGTACTTGGGCACAGCATGGTGGCTAATGGAAACCATCCCCGACATCTGCGAGGATTCTTCCTCTGTGTGGACTTGCCCGAGCGATACAGTGTTTTACGATGCTTCCGTTATCTGGGGTTTGATCGGTCCTCGCAGAATCTTTGGAGACTTGGGAACTTACGAGGCAGTCAACTGGTTCTTCCTCGCCGGAGCGGTGGCTCCCATTCTGGTCTGGTTTGCGGCCAAGGCTTTCCCGCAGCAAGAGTGGATTAGGCTCATAAACATGCCGGTATTGATCGGCGCCACCGGAAATATGCCGCCGGCCACTGCCGTTAACTACACTACTTGGATAATTGCTGGGTTTCTCTCTGGTTTCGTTGTGTATAGGTATAGGCCGGATTGGTGGAGGCGTCACAATTATGTTCTTTCTGGGGCGCTTGATGCTGGCCTTGCCTTTATGGGGGTACTTCTGTACTTTTGCTTGGGTTTGGAGGATATTAGCCTCAGTTGGTGGGGAAATGACCTTGATGGCTGTCCGGTGGCTTACTGCCCAACGGCCAAAGGAGTTGTGGTTGACGGCTGTCCGGTTGTCTACTGA
- the LOC132175174 gene encoding N6-adenosine-methyltransferase MT-A70-like codes for MEIQSDGNEDTVARIKAINQQLQARMESQHNTHLDLLASLQSVVPNIVSSIDLSLKVVSTFNHRPFIPTPALPKPNPIPIKPTTKPALPTHTHDPEPIRAREPETEPASPLSVVRSMVAVCLLGRVPFAPIDSSTVLRKLENDQNATPAERAALREVGGESGAILAVEMALRSMGEDNGGVDLEAFEVSGKSRVMVLGIDRTRLLRELPESKHENLGSDVSVNNANVNVGQFQSQQLVDVNGGVGVFGQRPMQDMWVGPGGEPIMPPPGPRMLRGGVGVMGRGVGVHLMHNRPMGVMQKMRTEEDDMKDLEALLKKKSFMELQKSKTGEELLDLIHRPTARETAVAEKFKTIGGPNLKEYCSSLTKEDCRRQSGSFMACEKVHFRRIIAPHTDINLGDCSFLDTCRHMKTCKYVHYEIDQMPDVLPPPKPLKRAEYCSEVELGEPQWINCDIRNFRMDILGQFGVIMADPPWDIHMELPYGTMADDEMRNLNVPALQTHGLIFLWVTGRAMELGRECLELWGYKRIEEIIWVKTNQLQRIIRTGRTGHWLNHSKEHCLVGIKGSPEVNRNIDTDVIVAEVRETSRKPDEMYPMLERISPRTRKLELFARMHNTHAGWMSLGNQLNGVRLVDEGLRARFKAAYPDVEVQPASPPRASAMEVDSGPAAQMRSPFSATDSKSTAMQFTEPAAQ; via the exons ATGGAAATCCAATCGGACGGCAACGAAGACACCGTGGCCAGAATCAAAGCCATCAATCAACAGCTCCAAGCTCGCATGGAGTCCCAGCACAATACCCACCTCGACCTTTTGGCTTCTCTCCAATCCGTCGTGCCCAACATCGTGTCCTCCATCGATCTCTCACTGAAGGTCGTCTCAACATTCAACCACCGACCCTTCATTCCCACGCCCGCTCTGCCGAAGCCCAACCCCATCCCCATCAAACCCACCACCAAACCAGCCTTGCCCACCCACACCCATGACCCAGAACCGATTCGGGCTCGCGAGCCAGAGACCGAACCGGCGAGTCCCTTGTCGGTGGTACGGTCGATGGTGGCTGTTTGTCTCTTGGGTCGGGTCCCGTTCGCGCCGATCGACTCGTCGACGGTGCTGAGGAAGCTGGAGAACGATCAGAACGCGACGCCTGCGGAGAGGGCTGCGTTGAGAGAGGTCGGAGGTGAGTCCGGGGCGATACTGGCGGTGGAGATGGCGTTGAGGTCGATGGGTGAGGATAATGGTGGGGTTGATTTGGAGGCCTTTGAGGTGAGTGGGAAATCACGAGTCATGGTCTTGGGGATCGATAGGACTCGGCTTCTGAGAGAGTTGCCGGAGAGCAAGCACGAGAATTTGGGTAGTGATGTGAGTGTGAATAATGCGAATGTCAATGTGGGTCAGTTTCAGAGTCAGCAATTGGTGGATGTGAATGGTGGGGTTGGAGTGTTTGGTCAGAGGCCAATGCAGGACATGTGGGTGGGACCTGGCGGCGAGCCGATTATGCCGCCGCCGGGGCCGAGGATGCTAAGAGGAGGTGTTGGGGTGATGGGCAGAGGGGTTGGTGTTCATCTAATGCATAATAGGCCAATGGGTGTAATGCAGAAGATGAGGACAGAGGAGGATGATATGAAGGATCTTGAGGCATTGTTGAAAAAGAAGTCTTTTATGGAGTTGCAGAAATCAAAGACTGGTGAGGAGCTTTTGGACCTCATCCACCGGCCTACTGCTAGGGAAACTGCTGTTGCTGAAAAG TTCAAAACCATAGGTGGCCCGAACCTGAAGGAGTACTGTTCATCCCTAACAAAAGAGGATTGTCGGCGTCAATCTGGTTCCTTTATGGCATGTGAGAAG GTTCATTTTCGGCGAATAATTGCTCCACATACTGACATCAATTTAGGGGACTGTTCTTTTCTAGATACTTGCCGTCACATGAAG ACATGCAAATATGTTCATTACGAGATAGACCAAATGCCTGATGTGCTTCCTCCTCCAAAACCACTAAAGCGTGCTGAATATTGTTCAGAAGTAGAACTTGGAGAACCACAATGGATTAATTGTGATATCCGGAACTTTAGAATGGACATTTTAGGGCAATTTGGAGTTATAATGGCAGATCCACCGTGGGACATTCATATGGAGTTGCCTTATGGGACCATGGCTGATGATGAAATGCGCAATCTGAATGTTCCTGCATTGCAGACTCATGGTCTAATTTTTCTTTGGGTCACTGGACGTGCAATGGAGCTTGGACGTGAATG TTTAGAACTTTGGGGGTACAAGCGTATTGAGGAGATCATTTGGGTGAAGACTAATCAACTTCAGCGAATAATTAGAACAGGGAGGACGGGTCACTGGCTCAATCACAGTAAGGAGCATTGCCTTGTTGGAATAAAGGGCAGTCCAGAAGTAAATAGGAACATTGATACTGATGTCATTGTTGCTGAAGTTCGAGAGACTAGCCGTAAGCCAGATGAG ATGTACCCTATGCTGGAGAGGATAAGTCCAAGAACAAGAAAGCTGGAATTGTTTGCTCGCATGCACAACACTCACGCAGG ATGGATGTCACTCGGTAATCAATTGAATGGAGTAAGATTAGTTGATGAAGGTCTGCGAGCAAGGTTCAAGGCTGCATACCCAGATGTGGAGGTGCAGCCTGCTTCCCCTCCAAGAGCTTCTGCCATGGAAGTAGACTCTGGTCCTGCCGCTCAAATGAGGAGTCCCTTCTCAGCAACTGACTCGAAGTCCACAGCCATGCAGTTTACGGAGCCTGCAGCTCAATAG
- the LOC132176184 gene encoding oligopeptide transporter 7-like, with product METIPDICEDSSSVWTCPSDTVFYDASVIWGLIGPRRIFGDLGTYEAVNWFFLAGAVAPILVWFAAKAFPQQEWIRLINMPVLIGATGYMPPATAVNYTTWIIAGFLSGFVVYRYRPDWWRRNNYVLSGALDAGLAFMGVLLYFCLGLEDISLSWWGNDLDGCPVAYCPTAKGVVVDGCPVVY from the coding sequence ATGGAAACCATCCCTGACATCTGCGAGGATTCTTCCTCTGTGTGGACCTGCCCCAGCGATACAGTGTTTTACGATGCTTCCGTTATCTGGGGTTTGATCGGTCCTCGCAGAATCTTTGGAGACTTGGGAACTTACGAGGCAGTCAACTGGTTCTTCCTCGCCGGAGCGGTGGCTCCCATTCTGGTCTGGTTTGCGGCCAAGGCTTTCCCACAGCAAGAGTGGATTAGGCTCATAAACATGCCGGTATTGATCGGCGCCACCGGATATATGCCGCCGGCCACTGCCGTTAACTACACTACTTGGATAATTGCTGGGTTTCTCTCTGGTTTCGTTGTGTATAGGTATAGGCCGGATTGGTGGAGGCGTAACAATTATGTTCTTTCTGGGGCGCTTGATGCTGGCCTTGCCTTTATGGGGGTACTTCTGTACTTTTGCTTGGGTTTGGAGGATATTAGCCTCAGTTGGTGGGGAAATGACCTTGATGGCTGTCCGGTGGCTTACTGCCCAACGGCCAAAGGAGTTGTGGTTGACGGCTGTCCGGTTGTCTACTGA
- the LOC132176018 gene encoding N6-adenosine-methyltransferase MT-A70-like, with translation MEIQSDGNEDTVARIKAINQQLQARMESQHNTHLDLLASLQSVVPNIVSSIDLSLKVVSTFNHRPFIPTPALPKPNPIPIKPTTKPALPTHTHDPEPIRAREPETEPASPLSVVRSMVAVCLLGRVPFAPIDSSTVLRKLENDQNATPAERAALREVGGESGAILAVEMALRSMGEDNGGVDLEAFEVSGKSRVMVLGIDRTRLLRELPESKHENLGSDVSVNNANVNVGQFQGQQLVDVNGGVGMFGQRPMQDMWVGPGGEPIMPPPGPRMLRGGVGVMGRGVGVHPMHNRPMGVMQKMRTEEDDMKDLEALLKKKSFMELQKSKTGEELLDLIHRPTARETAVAEKFKTIGGPNLKEYCSSLTKEDCRRQSGSFMACEKVHFRRIIAPHTDINLGDCSFLDTCRHMKTCKYVHYEIDQMPDVLPPPKPLKRAEYCSEVELGEPQWINCDIRNFRMDILGQFGVIMADPPWDIHMELPYGTMADDEMRNLNVPALQTHGLIFLWVTGRAMELGRECLELWGYKRIEEIIWVKTNQLQRIIRTGRTGHWLNHSKEHCLVGIKGSPEVNRNIDTDVIVAEVRETSRKPDEMYPMLERISPRTRKLELFARMHNTHAGWMSLGNQLNGVRLVDEGLRARFKAAYPDVEVQPASPPRASAMEVDSGPAQMRSPFSATDSKSTAMQFTEPAAQ, from the exons ATGGAAATCCAATCGGACGGCAACGAAGACACCGTGGCCAGAATCAAAGCCATCAATCAACAGCTCCAAGCTCGCATGGAGTCCCAGCACAATACCCACCTCGACCTTTTGGCTTCTCTCCAATCCGTCGTGCCCAACATCGTGTCCTCCATCGATCTCTCTCTGAAGGTTGTCTCAACATTCAACCACCGACCTTTCATTCCCACGCCCGCTCTCCCGAAGCCCAACCCCATCCCCATCAAACCCACCACCAAACCAGCCTTGCCCACCCACACCCATGACCCAGAACCGATTCGGGCTCGCGAGCCAGAGACCGAGCCGGCGAGTCCCTTGTCGGTGGTACGGTCGATGGTGGCTGTTTGTCTCTTGGGTCGGGTCCCATTCGCGCCGATCGACTCGTCGACGGTGCTGAGGAAGCTGGAGAACGATCAGAACGCGACGCCGGCGGAGAGGGCTGCGCTGAGAGAGGTCGGAGGTGAGTCCGGGGCGATACTGGCGGTGGAGATGGCGTTGAGGTCGATGGGTGAGGATAATGGTGGGGTTGATTTGGAGGCCTTTGAGGTGAGTGGGAAATCACGAGTCATGGTCTTGGGGATCGATAGGACTCGGCTTCTGAGAGAGTTGCCGGAGAGCAAGCACGAGAATTTGGGTAGTGATGTGAGTGTGAATAATGCGAATGTCAATGTGGGTCAGTTTCAGGGTCAGCAATTGGTGGATGTGAATGGTGGGGTTGGAATGTTTGGTCAGAGGCCAATGCAGGACATGTGGGTGGGACCTGGCGGCGAGCCGATTATGCCGCCGCCGGGGCCGAGGATGCTAAGAGGAGGTGTTGGGGTGATGGGCAGAGGGGTTGGTGTTCATCCAATGCATAATAGGCCAATGGGTGTAATGCAGAAGATGAGGACAGAGGAGGATGATATGAAGGATCTTGAGGCATTGTTGAAAAAGAAGTCTTTTATGGAGTTGCAGAAATCAAAGACTGGTGAGGAGCTTTTGGACCTCATTCACCGGCCTACTGCTAGGGAAACTGCCGTTGCTGAAAAG TTCAAAACCATAGGTGGCCCGAACCTGAAGGAGTACTGTTCATCCCTAACAAAAGAGGATTGTCGGCGTCAATCTGGTTCCTTTATGGCATGTGAGAAG GTTCATTTTCGGCGAATAATTGCTCCACATACTGACATCAATTTAGGGGACTGTTCTTTTCTAGATACTTGCCGTCACATGAAG ACATGCAAATATGTTCATTACGAGATAGACCAAATGCCTGATGTGCTTCCTCCTCCAAAACCACTAAAGCGTGCTGAATATTGTTCAGAAGTAGAACTTGGAGAACCACAATGGATTAATTGTGATATCCGGAACTTTAGAATGGACATTTTAGGGCAATTTGGAGTTATAATGGCAGATCCACCGTGGGACATTCATATGGAGTTGCCTTATGGGACCATGGCTGATGATGAAATGCGCAATCTGAATGTTCCTGCATTGCAGACTCATGGTCTAATTTTTCTTTGGGTCACTGGACGTGCAATGGAGCTTGGACGTGAATG TTTAGAACTTTGGGGGTACAAGCGTATTGAGGAGATCATTTGGGTGAAGACTAATCAACTTCAGCGAATAATTAGAACAGGGAGGACGGGTCACTGGCTCAATCACAGTAAGGAGCATTGCCTTGTTGGAATAAAGGGCAGTCCAGAAGTAAATAGGAACATTGATACTGATGTCATTGTTGCTGAAGTTCGAGAGACTAGCCGTAAGCCAGATGAG ATGTACCCTATGCTGGAGAGGATAAGTCCAAGAACAAGAAAGCTGGAATTGTTTGCTCGCATGCACAACACTCACGCAGG GTGGATGTCACTCGGTAATCAATTGAATGGAGTAAGATTAGTTGATGAAGGTCTGCGAGCAAGGTTCAAGGCCGCATACCCAGATGTGGAGGTGCAGCCTGCTTCCCCTCCAAGAGCTTCTGCCATGGAAGTAGACTCTGGTCCTGCTCAAATGAGGAGTCCCTTCTCAGCAACTGACTCGAAGTCCACAGCCATGCAGTTTACAGAGCCTGCAGCTCAATAG